In Clostridiisalibacter paucivorans DSM 22131, the genomic stretch CACCTTTCCTAGAAAATGGAGAACAATTAGTAAAAGAGATATCCTAATCTTAGTCGCTAACTGCAACCTCGCACTATTAGCATTCATCTTTGAAAACTAACCTTGCTGTTGGTCTAATCAAAGAGATGCAGCATCTGTAGTATGCAGGTTATGACAACTAAGTCAGGAAGCATGCTTTTCTGGCAATAACCTTATGGTTTTGCAAGGAGGACAAGAATTATCCTTTGCTAACTATTCTTAATCTTATTTTAGCACTAGGATATCTCAATTAAAAATTGTAATAAAAATAAATAAAAAAAATATGCTTAGAACACTTATAAAAGTGTTTCTAAACATATTATACGAGGAGAGATCTTATGAGGATTCATAAAGAAATAATGTTAAGTGGGTCTGGCGGTCAAGGACTCATATTGGCTGGTATAATATTGGCTGAAGCGGCTATTTCAGATGGATTAAACTGTGTCCAAACTCAATCCTACGGTCCTGAAGCAAGGGGAGGTTCTAGTAAGGCTGAGGTTATAATAAGCGACAATATTATTAATTATCCAAATATAATGCAATGTGATATATTATTGTCTTTAACAGAAGATGCTTGTAAAAAATATATCTGTTCATTAAAGCCAGGAGGTACTCTAATTTTAGATAGTAAAATTAATTTACCTGAAAGAAGAGATATAGAT encodes the following:
- a CDS encoding 2-oxoacid:acceptor oxidoreductase family protein; its protein translation is MRIHKEIMLSGSGGQGLILAGIILAEAAISDGLNCVQTQSYGPEARGGSSKAEVIISDNIINYPNIMQCDILLSLTEDACKKYICSLKPGGTLILDSKINLPERRDIDIWHVPILDTALLDLKNPVVSNIVALGTLSGIINIVSEYSIITSILNRVPYELRDLNKKAFYKGLKLQEQGEKYLYERK